Proteins encoded together in one Antennarius striatus isolate MH-2024 chromosome 13, ASM4005453v1, whole genome shotgun sequence window:
- the ube2g1a gene encoding ubiquitin-conjugating enzyme E2 G1a isoform X1: protein MTEPQSLLLLRRQLSDMNKNPVEGFSAGLIEDSDFYRWEVLIIGPPDTMYEGGVFKAHLTFPKDYPNKPPKMKFITEIWHPNVDKHGDVCISILHEPGEDKFGYEKPEERWLPIHTVETILISVISMLADPNGDSPANVDAAKEWRDDRQGAFKRKVARCVRKSQEAAYE, encoded by the exons ATGACGGAGCCGCAGTCGTTGCTGTTACTCAGAAGACAGCTCTCAG ACATGAACAAAAACCCAGTAGAAGGATTCTCAGCAGGCCTGATTGAAGACAGTGATTTCTATAGATGGGAAGTCCTTATCATCGGGCCTCCAGACACAATGTA TGAAGGTGGTGTTTTTAAAGCTCATCTGACATTTCCTAAAGACTACCCTAACAAGCCGCcaaaaatgaaattcatcaCAGAAATTTGGCACCCTAACG TCGACAAGCATGGAGATGTTTGTATTTCTATTTTGCACGAACCCGGGGAGGACAAGTTTGGCTACGAGAAGCCAGAGGAGCGCTGGCTGCCAATTCACACGGTGGAAACCATCCTGATTAGTGTTATCTCTATGCTGGCAGACCCAAATGGTGACTCCCCAGCAAACGTGGACGCTGCA AAAGAGTGGAGAGACGATCGACAAGGCGCGTTCAAAAGAAAAGTCGCCCGTTGTGTACGGAAAAGCCAGGAAGCTGCATATGAGTGA
- the ube2g1a gene encoding ubiquitin-conjugating enzyme E2 G1a isoform X2: MNKNPVEGFSAGLIEDSDFYRWEVLIIGPPDTMYEGGVFKAHLTFPKDYPNKPPKMKFITEIWHPNVDKHGDVCISILHEPGEDKFGYEKPEERWLPIHTVETILISVISMLADPNGDSPANVDAAKEWRDDRQGAFKRKVARCVRKSQEAAYE; encoded by the exons ATGAACAAAAACCCAGTAGAAGGATTCTCAGCAGGCCTGATTGAAGACAGTGATTTCTATAGATGGGAAGTCCTTATCATCGGGCCTCCAGACACAATGTA TGAAGGTGGTGTTTTTAAAGCTCATCTGACATTTCCTAAAGACTACCCTAACAAGCCGCcaaaaatgaaattcatcaCAGAAATTTGGCACCCTAACG TCGACAAGCATGGAGATGTTTGTATTTCTATTTTGCACGAACCCGGGGAGGACAAGTTTGGCTACGAGAAGCCAGAGGAGCGCTGGCTGCCAATTCACACGGTGGAAACCATCCTGATTAGTGTTATCTCTATGCTGGCAGACCCAAATGGTGACTCCCCAGCAAACGTGGACGCTGCA AAAGAGTGGAGAGACGATCGACAAGGCGCGTTCAAAAGAAAAGTCGCCCGTTGTGTACGGAAAAGCCAGGAAGCTGCATATGAGTGA
- the ankfy1 gene encoding rabankyrin-5, giving the protein MAEEEVAKLQKHLALLRQEYVKMQQKLADTERRCAVLAAQTSVQGSPSPGTPANTFVSRLLDIVAELFQQEQYSDLKVKVAGETLCAHKFVLAARSDVWSLANLASTAELDLCDCKPEVAMAMLRWAYTDELELSEDDAFLIELMKLANRFQLQLLRERCEKGVMSSVNVRNCIRFYQTAEELNASTLMNYCGEIIASHWDDLRKEDFSTMSAQLLYKMIKSKTEYPLHKAIKVEREDVVFLYLIEMDSQLPGKLNELDNNGDLALDLALSRKLESIATTLVNNKADVDMVDQSGWSLLHKAIQRGDEFASVFLIRHSAQVNAATVGAVETPLHLVCSFSPKKHSAEVMGGMARIAEALLKTGANPNMQNSKGRTPLHEAVSSGNEPVFNQLLQCKQLDLELKDHEGSTALWLALQYITVSSDPSVNPFEDSSPVVNGTSFDENSFAAQLIQRGSNPDAPDTATGNCLMQRAARAGNEAAALFLATHEAKVNHVNKWGESPLHTACRCGLAGLTAELLQQGANPNLQTQRPLPDDTLGVAMQTPLHMAIAHNHPDVVSVILEQKANALHATNNFQIIPDFSLKDSMDQTVLGLALWTGMHIIAAQLLGSGASINDTMSTGQTLLHMAIQRQDSKSALFLLEHQADISVRTQEGQTPLQLAISNQLPLVVDAICTRGADMSVVNDKGDPPLWLALENGLEDIASTLVRHGCDATCWSTGPSGCQQTLLHRAVDENNEVSACFLIRSGCDVNSCRQPGPNGEGDEEARDGQTPLHLASCWGLEEVAQCLLEFGANVNAQDAEGRAPIHAAISNQHNVIIQLLISHPDIRLNIRDRQGMTPFACAMTNKNNKAAEAILKREAGAAEQVDNKGRNFLHVAVQNSDIESVLFLISVQANVNSRVQDAAKLTPLHLAVQAGSEIIVRNLLLAGAKVNELTKHRQTALHLAAQQDLATICSVLLENNVDFAAEDENGNNALHLAVMQARLNNVRALLTESNIDAEAFNLRGQSPMHVLGHYGKENAAAIFELFLECMPEYPLDKPDNEGNTVLLLAYMKGNANLCRAIVRAGARLGVNNNQGINIFNYQVATKQLLFRLLDMLSKEPPWCDGSNCYECVAKFGVTTRKHHCRHCGRLLCHKCSIKEIPIIKFDLNKPVRVCDICFDVLTLGGVS; this is encoded by the exons ATGGCGGAAG AGGAGGTGGCCAAGCTGCAGAAGCACCTGGCCCTGCTCAGGCAGGAGTATGTGAAGATGCAGCAGAAGCTGGCCGACACGGAGCGGCGCTGCGCCGTGCTCGCTGCCCAGACCTCCGTCCAGGGATCCCCTAGCCCCGGAACGCCCGCCAACACCTTCGTCAGCCGCCTCCTGGACATCGTGGCCGAGCTCTTTCAGCAGGAACAGTACAG TGATCTGAAAGTGAAAGTGGCAGGGGAGACGCTCTGTGCTCACAAGTTTGTGTTGGCGGCTCGGAGTGATGTCTGGAGTCTGGCCAACCTGGCCTCGACTGCAGAACTGGACCTATGTG ATTGCAAACCTGAGGTTGCCATGGCGATGCTGCGTTGGGCCTACACCGATGAGTTGGAACTCAGCGAAGATGACGCCTTTCTTATCGAGTTGATGAAGCTGGCCAATCGTTTCCAGCTCCAGTTGCTCAGAGAGAG GTGTGAGAAAGGTGTGATGTCTTCAGTGAATGTCAGGAACTGCATTCGGTTTTACCAAACAGCCGAGGAGCTGAACGCCTCAACTCTGATGAACTACTGCGGGGAGATCATTGCCAGTCATTGG GATGATCTGAGGAAAGAAGATTTCAGCACCATGAGTGCCCAACTTCTGTACAAGATGATCAAATCCAAAACGGAGTATCCTCTCCACAAAGCCATCAAAGTCGAGCGAGAAGACGTCGTCTTTCTCTATCTCATCGAGATGGACTCGCAG ctacCCGGAAAGCTCAACGAACTGGACAACAATGGCGATCTGGCACTAGACCTGGCGCTGTCTCGTAAATTGGAAAGTATCGCAACCACTCTGGTCAACAACAAAGCCGATGTGGATATGGTGGACCAGAGCGGCTGGAGCCTCCTGCACAAGGCCATCCAAAGAG GTGATGAATTTGCCTCCGTCTTCCTGATTCGTCACTCTGCTCAGGTGAATGCAGCCACGGTGGGCGCCGTGGAAACGCCGCTTCACCTGGTCTGTTCTTTTAGCCCCAAGAAACATTCAGCTGAGGTGATGGGCGGCATGGCGCGGATCGCGGAGGCTCTGCTCAAGACGGGAGCCAACCCCAACATGCAGAACAGCAAGGGCAG aacCCCTCTGCACGAGGCTGTGTCATCAGGGAACGAGCCGGTGTTCAACCAGCTGCTACAGTGCAAACA ACTCGACCTGGAACTGAAGGACCACGAGGGCAGCACGGCGCTGTGGCTGGCCCTGCAGTACATCACCGTGTCCTCTGACCCCTCGGTTAACCCCTTCGAGGACAGCTCGCCGGTGGTGAACGGCACCTCGTTCGACGAGAACAGCTTCGCAGCCCAGCTCATTCAGAGGGGAAGCAATCCCGACGCGCCCGACACCGCCACag GAAACTGTCTGATGCAGCGAGCGGCGCGGGCGGGGAACGAGGCGGCAGCTCTGTTTCTGGCCACTCACGAAGCGAAGGTCAACCACGTCAACAAATGG GGCGAGAGCCCCCTCCACACGGCGTGCCGCTGCGGCCTGGCCGGCCTGACGGCCGAGCTGCTCCAGCAGGGAGCCAACCCCAACCTCCAGACCCAGAGGCCCCTCCCCGATGACACCCTGGGCGTGGCCATGCAGACCCCCCTCCACATGGCGATCGCTCACAACCACCCGGACGTGGTTTCTGTCATTCTGGAGCAAAAAG CCAACGCGCTTCACGCCACCAACAACTTCCAGATCATCCCGGACTTCAGTCTCAAAGACTCCATGGACCAGACGGTTCTGGGCTTGGCCCTCTGGACAG GGATGCACATCATCGCGGCGCAGCTGCTGGGGTCAGGGGCGTCCATCAACGACACCATGTCCACCGGACAGACCCTGCTGCACATGGCCATCCAAAGACAGGACAGCAAGAGCGCCCTGTTCCTGCTGGAGCACCAGGCGGACATCAGTGTCAG GACCCAAGAGGGACAAACCCCCCTGCAGCTGGCCATCAGTAACCAGCTTCCACTGGTGGTGGACGCTATTTGCACAAGAGGAGCCGACATGTCTGTGGTGAATGACAAAGGGGACCCCCCGCTGTGGCTGGCGCTGGAGAACGGACTGGAAGACATCGCGTCCACACTG GTCCGGCACGGCTGCGACGCCACCTGTTGGAGCACCGGGCCGTCCGGCTGCCAGCAGACCCTCCTGCACAGAGCCGTGGACGAGAACAACGAGGTGTCGGCGTGTTTCCTCATCCGCAG tggttgtGACGTGAACAGCTGCAGACAGCCCGGCCCCAACggagaaggagatgaagaagccCGAGACGGACAAACGCCCCTCCACCTGGCGAGCTGCTGGGGGCTGGAGGAGGTGGCGCAGTGCCTTCTGGAGTTCGGAGCGAATGTTAACGCGCAG GATGCAGAGGGCAGAGCTCCCATCCACGCTGCCATTAGCAACCAGCACAACGTCATCATCCAGCTGCTCATCTCCCATCCGGACATTCGTCTCAACATTCGTGACCGTCAGGGAATGACGCCGTTCGCCTGCGCCATGACCAACAAGAACAATAAAGCGGCGGAGGCGATCCTGAAGAGGGAGGCCGGAGCTGCTGAGCAG GTGGACAACAAAGGGCGTAATTTCCTCCATGTGGCCGTGCAGAACTCCGACATCGAAAGCGTTCTGTTCCTCATCAGCGTCCAAGCCAACGTCAACTCCAGGGTTCAGGACGCCGCCAAGCTCACCCCCCTCCACCTGGCCGTCCAGGCCGGCTCTGAGATCATCGTCCGCAACCTG CTGTTAGCCGGAGCCAAAGTGAACGAGCTGACCAAACACCGACAGACGGCGTTACATCTGGCGGCGCAGCAGGACCTGGCCACCATTTGTTCTGTGCTGCTAGAGAATAATGTCGACTTTGCTGCTGAGGATGAGAATGGGAACAATG CTCTGCATCTGGCTGTGATGCAGGCTCGCCTTAACAATGTCAGAGCCCTCCTCACCGAGTCCAACATCGACGCCGAGGCCTTCAATCtcag GGGTCAGTCACCAATGCACGTGCTAGGGCATTATGGGAAAGAGAACGCCGCTGCCATTTTCGAGTTATTCCTGGAGTGCATGCCTGAATACCCTCTGGACAAACCAGACAACGAAGGGAACACGG TTCTGCTCCTGGCCTACATGAAGGGAAACGCAAACCTGTGCCGCGCCATCGTGAGGGCCGGGGCTCGCCTGGGCGTCAACAACAATCAGGGCATCAACATTTTCAACTACCAAGTGGCAACCAAACAGTTGCTTTTCCGCCTTCTAG ATATGCTGTCCAAAGAGCCCCCCTGGTGTGATGGGTCCAACTGCTATGAATGTGTTGCCAAGTTTGGTGTTACCACGAGGAAACATCACTG ccgaCATTGTGGGCGCCTGCTGTGCCACAAGTGCTCTATAAAGGAGATCCCCATCATCAAGTTTGACTTGAACAAGCCGGTGCGGGTGTGCGACATCTGCTTTGACGTATTAACTCTCGGTGGGGTGTCGTAA